Part of the Candidatus Eisenbacteria bacterium genome is shown below.
ACGGGCCAGCTCGTGCGGATCTTCTTCCGGGACGTCCGCAGGGACACGGCGGTCCCGCGCTTGAGGAGGCTCTACGACGCGGCAGTGCTGGACATCGTTACAGCCCCGCGGAACGGCGAGAACGTCTACGCCGTCGGCAGGGCCGGTCGCCGCTGGCTCGAGGACCGCGGTATCGCCTGCGGCGCCGCCCCGCATGGCTCGCTCGCGCACCCCCTGACAGTGGTGGACGCGTGGGCGGCACTCGCGAGCGCGTTGCACGGTGGCGTCGACGTGAGGCTCGTCCGATTCGTTCCGGACTGGCAGGGCCGTGCTGAGGCGGCCGGGACCGTGGCCAGGGTCGTGCCGGACGCGACCATCGACCTCGCGGTGCGGCGGGCGAGTCAGCGCGCCCTGCCGGTCCGCGTGTTCCTGGAGGTGGACCTCGCCACCGAGCGCGCCGGCGTTCTGGGGCGCAAGCTCACCGCCTACGGGCTCGAGCGGGCCGGGGAGGGTGTCGGGCTCGCGGTCGTGCTCGCGGATGCGGGAGATCGGCGTGTGGAGACCGTGAGGCGGCTCGCCGCGGAGCACTGGCCGTCGTGGTCGGTGGTCTGTCGTCGGTCGGAGTGGCCGGACGCGCTCCTGGCCCACGAGGCCCTGGCTCCCCTTGCAGCCTCCCCTGACGGCGAGGGGGGGCCGGTGGACGCAACGCACTGCGATGCAACGCCGGGCTCGAGCCAAGGGGAGGGGCCTTCTCGATGAGAGATGGCAACTCGGTCCACATCATGCCCGCGGTGAGCGAGCCCGCCGCTGTCCGGCGCGGCGGCGTCGGCGAAGCCGCGCCGCGCCTGCTCACGCTGCCCGAGGTGGCGGCCTTCCTGCGCGTCAGCCCGAAGACCGTCCGACGGCTCGTGGCGGGCCGGAAGATCCGCTGCGTTCGGGTGGGCCGCGTGCTACGGTTCCGGCAGGCGGATCTGTTCCGGTTCGTCGAGGCAGTAGAGGAGTAATCGATGCCTCGACTACCCAGCAACATGATCAAGCGCGGAAGGGTGTTCTACTTCCGGCAGTTGGTCGGCGGCCGTGACCGACGCATCTCGCTCGGGACCGACTACGACGAGGCACGTCGCCGACTTCGTTCTTTGAAACGCGATGGTGTGCCACAAGCCTCCGGAACCGTCGACGACGCGGCGCGGAGGTGGCTTTCGTCGTACGTCCCCACCGTGCGCGGGCCGCGGGACGAGCGGCTCGCCGGGCAGCGCGTCAGGGACTACCTGGCAAGGTTCCTCGGCCACAAGCTCCTGGGGCGCCTCGGTGCTGACGACATCCGGGCGTACCGGCTCTGGCTCGAGAAGCAGCACCTGAGCCCGCAGTCGGTGAAGCACGTGCTCTCGGACCTGCGGTGCATGCTCAACTGGTGCGAGGACTCAGGGCTCGTGGAGCGCTCGCCATTCCCGCGGCGCGTCCTGCCGAGGATCCAGGAGCGGGCACCGGACCGGCTGTCGGATCAGGAGGTTGAGAAGGTGTGCGGCCTGGCCGACCCCTACGGGTTCATCTGCAGGGTGCTCGTGCAGACGGGGCTCCGGTGGGGGGAACTGGTCCGGGCCACGACCGCGGACCTCGCGGGTGGGATCCTCGTCGTCCACCTGACCAAGTCGGGGAAGGTGCGGCGCGTGCCGCTGCCGCCGGGTCTGCATGCCGAGCTGCGGACGCGCGTGGGGAAACTCTCGCCGCTCAAGTGCGCGGACGGGTTTGCCCTCCAGGTGCGGAAGCGGACCGGGATCGATCGCTTCCACGCGCACCAGCTGCGGCACTCGTTCGCGTGCCGGTGGCTGGAGGCGGGCGGTTCGCTCGCGGCGCTGCAGGAGATCCTGGGCCACGCCTCGATCGTCACGACGCAGCGGTACGGGCGTCTCGGCGAGGCGCACGTGCAGGCGGAAGCGCAGAGGATTCAGGGACAACTCGGCACACCACACGGCACACCTGCCTTGCACCACAGCCGCTAAGTGTTGTAAACACACGCACGGAGAGGTGCGAGAGCGGCTGAATCGGGCGGTCTCGAAAACCGTTAAGGGCGCAAGCCCTTCGAGGGTTCGAATCCCTCCCTCTCCGCCAGCTTGCGCGGAAAAGCCGCAGAAACCGCTTGGAACGGCCCTGGTCCTGAGGATCGGGGCTGTTTCCGTTGAGGGCAGGAGCGGTCAGGCGAGGACCCGAGAGGACGGTCAAGGGGTACCCCCGGGGTACCCCGCCGGGTTGCCGCAGAGGACGACCCTGTGACCTGGCGATGCAGGACGGGGCCCCGACCCTGGCATCCGCCCGAGGATTGGTCACCCTACCGTCCCCTCCAACGGGATTCGAACGCAAGACCCCACCGAAGCCACCGTCGGAAAGAGTCGACCAAAGTCGGAAGGACAAGGACTTAGGCGGGACACCGGCGGCGGGGACCAACAAGAGTAGACGCTCTACGGGGACAGTTCGGGGACAATTGAGGGACAGCAGAACACCAAGTCCCCAGAGACGCCTGAGGCTCTCCGCTGGCCGCACCCCCTCGGCTTCGCCTTGCGGCCACCTCTTATGCGGGTTCCGGAAATTCTGACCACCCCTTTTCCGGAAACTCTGACCACCTGAGGGAGGCTGTGGGCTCCGATAGCCTGCCGCCCGTCGCGAGCGCGGATGAACCGCGCCGCCGCCGGGAGGCGAAGGAGGATGATCGGAGCCATGGCCAGACATCGAGTGCAGGTGTTGCGCGCCGCAGGCAAGACGCTGAAGCAGATCGTGGCGGAGACCGGGGTGTCGCAGTCGAGCGTGCAGCGGATCGGGCTGGAGCCGCCGCTCGAGACGGTCGCCGACCTGGTGCGGGTCGGGCGGCGCGGGGTGGGGCGGCCGAGCGTCGCCGAGCCGTGGCGCGACCGGGTGGCCGCCGTGCTCGCGGCTGAGCCGGAGCTGCCGACGGTGGAAGTCCTGCACCGGATGCGCGAGGAGCGTTACGCGGGCGGGAAGACAGCCCTCTACGAGCTGGTGCGCGAGTTGCGGCCGCATCCGACGACGCCACTGGTGCGCTTCGAGGGTGTGGCGGGCGAGTTCTCGCAGCACGACTTCGGGCAGGTCGAGGTGCGCTACGCCGACGGCGGCCACGAGCGCGTGCATTTCTTCGTGTCGCGACTGAAGTACTCGCGCTGGGTGGACGTTCGGCTGGTCGAGAACGAGGGCGTCGAGTCGCTGGTGCGGAGCCTGCTGGCCGGCTTCGCGAGCTTCGGCGGCGTGCCGCTGGTGGCGGTGTTCGACAACCCCAAGACGGTGGTCCTGAGCCGCGAGGGCGGGCGGATCCAGTGGAACGACACGTTCGGCCAGACGGCGCTCGACTACCGCTTCGCACCGGAGCTGTGCACGCCGCGGCGCGGGCAGGAGAAGGGCTCGGCCGAGAACCTGGTCGGGTTCGTGAAGAACGGCTTCTTCAAGGTGCGGCGCTTCCACGATCACGAGGATATGGTCGCGCAGCTTGCCGCCTGGCATGTCGAGGTGAACACGATGCGGCCGTGTCGCGCCACGGGCGTGACGCCGGCGGCGCGGATCGAGGCCGAGCGCGAGCGGCTGCGGCCGCCGGCGATTGACCCGAGCGAGTACGCGCTGCGCTTCTCGGTGTTCGTCGGCCCGACGGGGCTGGTCAGCTTCCAGGGCTACCGCTACTCGATGCCGCCCGAGGCGATCGGCATCCCCGGGATGCTGTGGCTCTACCCGGAGCGGGTGCGGATCGTCGCCGGGCGCTTCGAACGCGAGCACGGCCGCGTGCCCGAGCAGGGCAAGGACTCGATCCATCCCGAGGACCGCACGCGGCGGCTGGCGCAGGTGGCCGGCAAGCGCGGGCGGCTGTACCTCAAACGCCAGGAGATCCTCGACCTGGGACCCGCGGCCGAGGCGTTCCTCACCGAGATCGTCCACCGCCATCGCTTCACCTGGCAGGGCGAGGTCGAGCAGCTCCACGGCGCCCTCGTCCAACACGGGCCGGCGGCGCTGCACCGCGCGCTCGCCGCGGCTCACGCGCGCGAGCTCTACGGCGCCCCGCACGTGCTGCGACTGCTGGCGAAGGAGGTGGCGTGATGCACGCGCTCGATCTCGACGGCATGCTGCGCCGGCTGCACCTGCCCACCGTGCGCCGGCTCTACCCCGAGTGCGAGCAGCGGGCGGAGACGGAAGACCAGTCCTATCGCGACTTCCTCGCCACGCTGATCGCCGAGGAGGTCGCCCACCGCGCCCAGACTCGCATCGAACGCTCGGTTCGCAAGGCCCGCTTCCCGTTCCTGCGGACCATCGAGGACTTCGACTTCACCTTCCAGACCTCGGTGCGCCTGCAGCTGCTCGGCAGCTACCTCGGGCCCGAGCTCGTGACCGAGGGCCGCAGCCTCGTGCTATGCGGGCCCTCGGGCACCGGCAAGACCCACCTCGCGATCGCCGTCGCCTACCGCGCCATCCAGAACGGCTACGAGGCGTTGTTCACGAGCGCCGCCGGCATGATCGAGGACCTCTCGAGCGCTTCACGTCGCGGCGAACTCGCGCGCGCGCTCGCGTACTACACGCATCCGCCCGCGCTCGTGATCGACGAGGTCGGCTACCTGACCGTCGGCGGCGACGCGGCGAACCTGATGTTCCAGGTCGTCAACGAGCGCTACCTGCACCGGCGCCCGATGTTGTTCACTACCAACAAGCCGCTGGCGGCGTGGGGGCTGGTGCTGCACGACCCGGATCTCGCCGAGGCGATCCTCGATCGCGTCCTCGAGCGCGGTCGGCTGGTCGAGCTCCGCGGTGCGTCGTATCGTACCCGCCACCTCAAAGCCGTTGACCACCGGAGCGCGGCTCCCGAAGTGGTCAGAATATCCGGAAATCAGCGGTCAGACTTCCCGGAACCCACATCTTACATTCACGCATTCTGCGCTCGAAAGTGACCAACCAGTGCCGCGAGCCGCAAGGGTGCCCGCCGACACGCTAGCGTTAGCAGAGAGGTTGCCTTGGACAGTGGGGCTCATTTCCACAAGTGTGACCTGCAGGTCCACACGCCGCGCGACTTGAACTGGCAGGGTGCAGGCGCGACCTCGGAAGATGAGCGAAAGGCGTACGCAGCTGAGTTCGTGGCGGCATGCCGCGCCAGGAAACTTCAGGCTGTCGGGATCACCGACCACCACGATGTCGCCTTCATCCGGTACATCCGTGAAGCCGCGGCTCAAGAGACAGACGAGCAGGGCAAACCGCTGCCGGACCTGGAGCAGCTGGTGGTGTTCCCTGGCATGGAGCTCACCCTAGGGATTCCGTGCCAGGCTTTACTCTTGTTCGACTCGGACCTCCCAACCGAGTTCCTGCCGCTTGCCCTGCCCGCGCTAGGCATCACGCCAGCCGACGATGCGGCAGAGAAGCATGCTCAGATCAAGAAGCTCGACATAATGAGCTTCCAAGCCCTCTATTCAGCGCTCGACAAGATTGAGCCCTTACGTGGGCGGTTCATCGCGTTTCCGAATGTTGACGATCAAGGCTACCAAAGCCTCATCCGTAAGGGGTTCGAGAAACACTATGCAGATATGCCTTGCGTCGGTGGGTACGTTGACGGTCTCCTGCCCGTACCGCCGAAGGGCGACGGCATGCGGCGGATTACGGGTGGGCAAGACAAGAACTGGGGGAATAAGGCAATCGGTGTCTTTCAAACATCCGACTGCCGGAGTCGTGCGCTCGAGACCCTGGGGACACATGCAACCTGGATCAAGTGGGCCCGGCCAACCGCCGAAGCGCTGAGGCAGGCATGTCTCGCGAGCCACTCTCGGATTACGCACAGCGCTCCGACGGTGCCGCCGGTTCAGATCACTCGGGTTGAAGTAACAAACAGCAAGTTCTTGGGTCCGATTACGCTCGACTTCAATCCCCAGTACAACGCGATTATCGGCGGAAGAGGCACAGGGAAGTCGACGATTCTCGAGTACATCCGGTGGGCGCTCTGCGACCAGCCAGTCCAAGCTGATGATCCCGCAGAGCTGGCGGATTACGAGCGCCGCCGTCAAGGGCTCATCGACGGAACTCTCCTGCCGTTGGACGCAGTGGTTGATGTCGTGTTCCTGCTCAACGGCGTTTCCCACACTGTTCGTCGAAAGGCGTCAGGCGAACTGACTCTTCGTATCGGAGATGCCGCCTTTCAAGGGTGCACCGAGAAGGATGTGCGAGAACTGCTTCCGATTCGTGCCTACAGTCAGAAACAACTGAGCGCCGTTGGCGCGCGGCTCGATGAGTTGCGACGGTTCGTCCATGCCCCAATTCAGCCTGAGCTCGATGCGGCATCCGAGGGCATCGACAACGTAGCCGTGAACCTGCGCGGTGCATTCGAGCGGCTCGTGCGACATCGCGAACTTAGCGCCGAAATCAGCGCACATGACATCGAACGCCGTTCACTCGGCGAACAGGTTGCACACCTACGCGCCACGCTCGCTGGCCTCCCTGAGGCCGACGCGGCAATCATCGATAGGCAACCGAGCTACGAGGCCGAGCAGCGTGCTATTCAGACGCTTGAGCGTGAAGCGGCCGCAGCCAAGACGGCGCTCCAGTCAGCCCAAGCGGAACTGTCGCGCGTTCCTTCTCCTTTGGCCCAGAACGAATCAGCGAACAAGGCGCTGGTTGAGGGCGCACACGAGGCCTTCGGTCAATGGGTACGTCAGGCGAAGGACAGAATCGATGCGTTAGTTCTGGAGCTTGCGACTCCAGCCGCGGGCTCTTCATTGAAGCAGTACGTCGAGCTGCTTGGTCAATGGCGTCAGCGCCGCGATGCACACCGAGTGGAGTACGACGACGCCGCATCGCGAGCAAGCGTGCACGAGGAGACGCTTCGCGGTATCCAGGGGCTCGAAGGACGTTTGGCCGACCTCAATGCTCTTGCTGATCAGAAGAGCGATGATCTCAAGCGTTTGGGGGATCCGAATGCTGAAGTCTTGCGGCTTCGTGCTGAATGGAGGGATGCACACGCGAATCGCGCGACTCTGCTGGAGAAGCAATGCTCGGCGCTTACGTCGATAGCAGGATCTCGTCTCAAGGCCAGTCTTCGCAGGTCTGGTGACACGGAACCGCTGGCTGAGAAGCTGAAGCAGGTCATGAAGGGAACGACGATACGCGGCGATCGGATTGACTCCCTTGTGGAATCTCTCGGGAGTGCAAGTAACCCGTTCGGGGCTTGGCAAGACGTGCTGAGTGAACTGCTAGAGCTTGCTTGGGTTCATGTCGAGGAGGAAGCCACCGCGCAGTTGCCGTCCGTCCCGCGGCTCGACGCGGCCGGGTTCACCCAAAAGGCAAAGGTCGCCATGGCCCGCCAGCTTGAGCCGGACGCGTGGGTTGATCTGTTGCTCTTTGACGTGAAGGACCTGCCTGTATTTGAGTACATGGTGCGCCCTGGCGACTTCCTACCGTTCGCGGACGCCTCTCCAGGCCAACAGGCCACGGCGCTGCTTTCGATCTTGCTGCTGGAGGGTGGGCCGCCACTGCTAGTCGACCAACCGGAAGATGACCTCAATATGCGGGTCATTAACGAGATTGTGACGACCCTCTGGCAAGCAAAAATCCAGAGGCAGATCATCTTCAGCAGCCACAACGCGAACCTCGTGGTGAATGGGGACGCAGAGCTCGTTACTTGCTGCGACTATCGGACAAGCGCAACGGAACACGGCGGCCGAATTAAACTCATGGGCGCTATCGACGTCCCGATGATCAATAGAGAGATTGCAGAGGTAATGGAAGGCGGCGAGGCAGCGTTCAAGTTGCGTTACAAGAAGTACGGCTTCTAGCTTCTGCTTATGCATTTGTCTCGCGGGCCATGGCTAGCCTAGAGATCAGCGAACGGCATGTCCGCGTTGTCGCCTTGACCCTCAAAGGGGTTGCAGTGGCGACATCTGGGATCGCGGTGTCGCGGCACCTCTGCGAGCGTACCCGGAATCATGTCGTAGTACAGCTCCGTCACCGCGCGCCTTGAGAGTATGAAGATCAAGTCTTGCAAGCGTAGTTCCACCAGGGCCGACGTTAAGCTGTTCATCGGCATCACGCTGGGTGCGTGTTCGGGGCCGAGACCTTCAACGTAGCCGCGGTGTCGATCTGCTGCTCTATCTTCCACGGTGCGAAAGGCCTTGCTCAATTTCATTGAGTCGAGATGCCCGGAGCACCACAGACACGCGTGGCCTGGACCAACCGTGTTGATGCGGACGGCCCCGTTCTCGACGACCCCGTGTTCGCAATGCGGGTCATCCTCTGCGGTTGAGGCGATGACGCTGCCACCGTCGATTACCGGAATGAAGTGCGCGTAGGAGAGGCGATTCAGAAAGTGGCGAGGCCGAGGATCGTCCACGAGCGACAGAATGATGTCCGCATCTAGAAGTCTGGGCAGTTCTGATGACCGACGAAGATCGCGATCGCTGTGACGTACGCGGATGTCTCGCTGTAGCGCAAATGTACGGAGCGCCGCGGCAAGTACCGGCGCCTTGTGTCGCCTCGCACGCGCATCGTCGAAGGTATAGACGGACGATCGGTTGATGTTGACGTCCGTGATGACGTCGGGGTCCCAGAGGCTCACTGCCCCCACGCCCCAACGGGCGATGTGATCTGCGACGATCGATCCGACGCCACCGTTGCCGGCAACCACGATATGTAGGTCGGCCAACTGACGCTGCCCTTCTCTTCCGAAGACTCGAATGGAGCGGTCCGCGAATTCCGGGACGTCCTCGCCTTCGGCGCGAGGATGGTCGATCGTCCTCTGCGC
Proteins encoded:
- a CDS encoding replication-relaxation family protein, which encodes MIRRRARDQRRPGVRIVLGPRDEALLRGLARFRIATTGQLVRIFFRDVRRDTAVPRLRRLYDAAVLDIVTAPRNGENVYAVGRAGRRWLEDRGIACGAAPHGSLAHPLTVVDAWAALASALHGGVDVRLVRFVPDWQGRAEAAGTVARVVPDATIDLAVRRASQRALPVRVFLEVDLATERAGVLGRKLTAYGLERAGEGVGLAVVLADAGDRRVETVRRLAAEHWPSWSVVCRRSEWPDALLAHEALAPLAASPDGEGGPVDATHCDATPGSSQGEGPSR
- a CDS encoding helix-turn-helix domain-containing protein, whose protein sequence is MPAVSEPAAVRRGGVGEAAPRLLTLPEVAAFLRVSPKTVRRLVAGRKIRCVRVGRVLRFRQADLFRFVEAVEE
- a CDS encoding tyrosine-type recombinase/integrase, whose translation is MPRLPSNMIKRGRVFYFRQLVGGRDRRISLGTDYDEARRRLRSLKRDGVPQASGTVDDAARRWLSSYVPTVRGPRDERLAGQRVRDYLARFLGHKLLGRLGADDIRAYRLWLEKQHLSPQSVKHVLSDLRCMLNWCEDSGLVERSPFPRRVLPRIQERAPDRLSDQEVEKVCGLADPYGFICRVLVQTGLRWGELVRATTADLAGGILVVHLTKSGKVRRVPLPPGLHAELRTRVGKLSPLKCADGFALQVRKRTGIDRFHAHQLRHSFACRWLEAGGSLAALQEILGHASIVTTQRYGRLGEAHVQAEAQRIQGQLGTPHGTPALHHSR
- a CDS encoding IS21 family transposase is translated as MARHRVQVLRAAGKTLKQIVAETGVSQSSVQRIGLEPPLETVADLVRVGRRGVGRPSVAEPWRDRVAAVLAAEPELPTVEVLHRMREERYAGGKTALYELVRELRPHPTTPLVRFEGVAGEFSQHDFGQVEVRYADGGHERVHFFVSRLKYSRWVDVRLVENEGVESLVRSLLAGFASFGGVPLVAVFDNPKTVVLSREGGRIQWNDTFGQTALDYRFAPELCTPRRGQEKGSAENLVGFVKNGFFKVRRFHDHEDMVAQLAAWHVEVNTMRPCRATGVTPAARIEAERERLRPPAIDPSEYALRFSVFVGPTGLVSFQGYRYSMPPEAIGIPGMLWLYPERVRIVAGRFEREHGRVPEQGKDSIHPEDRTRRLAQVAGKRGRLYLKRQEILDLGPAAEAFLTEIVHRHRFTWQGEVEQLHGALVQHGPAALHRALAAAHARELYGAPHVLRLLAKEVA
- a CDS encoding ATP-binding protein, with amino-acid sequence MHALDLDGMLRRLHLPTVRRLYPECEQRAETEDQSYRDFLATLIAEEVAHRAQTRIERSVRKARFPFLRTIEDFDFTFQTSVRLQLLGSYLGPELVTEGRSLVLCGPSGTGKTHLAIAVAYRAIQNGYEALFTSAAGMIEDLSSASRRGELARALAYYTHPPALVIDEVGYLTVGGDAANLMFQVVNERYLHRRPMLFTTNKPLAAWGLVLHDPDLAEAILDRVLERGRLVELRGASYRTRHLKAVDHRSAAPEVVRISGNQRSDFPEPTSYIHAFCARK
- a CDS encoding AAA family ATPase encodes the protein MNWQGAGATSEDERKAYAAEFVAACRARKLQAVGITDHHDVAFIRYIREAAAQETDEQGKPLPDLEQLVVFPGMELTLGIPCQALLLFDSDLPTEFLPLALPALGITPADDAAEKHAQIKKLDIMSFQALYSALDKIEPLRGRFIAFPNVDDQGYQSLIRKGFEKHYADMPCVGGYVDGLLPVPPKGDGMRRITGGQDKNWGNKAIGVFQTSDCRSRALETLGTHATWIKWARPTAEALRQACLASHSRITHSAPTVPPVQITRVEVTNSKFLGPITLDFNPQYNAIIGGRGTGKSTILEYIRWALCDQPVQADDPAELADYERRRQGLIDGTLLPLDAVVDVVFLLNGVSHTVRRKASGELTLRIGDAAFQGCTEKDVRELLPIRAYSQKQLSAVGARLDELRRFVHAPIQPELDAASEGIDNVAVNLRGAFERLVRHRELSAEISAHDIERRSLGEQVAHLRATLAGLPEADAAIIDRQPSYEAEQRAIQTLEREAAAAKTALQSAQAELSRVPSPLAQNESANKALVEGAHEAFGQWVRQAKDRIDALVLELATPAAGSSLKQYVELLGQWRQRRDAHRVEYDDAASRASVHEETLRGIQGLEGRLADLNALADQKSDDLKRLGDPNAEVLRLRAEWRDAHANRATLLEKQCSALTSIAGSRLKASLRRSGDTEPLAEKLKQVMKGTTIRGDRIDSLVESLGSASNPFGAWQDVLSELLELAWVHVEEEATAQLPSVPRLDAAGFTQKAKVAMARQLEPDAWVDLLLFDVKDLPVFEYMVRPGDFLPFADASPGQQATALLSILLLEGGPPLLVDQPEDDLNMRVINEIVTTLWQAKIQRQIIFSSHNANLVVNGDAELVTCCDYRTSATEHGGRIKLMGAIDVPMINREIAEVMEGGEAAFKLRYKKYGF
- a CDS encoding ThiF family adenylyltransferase, with the protein product MAAPTAAATDLQAEIAWTAPTRAAVWGGALEFAPREGALLALVRRSSGATRATFLVQKAITPERGDLEHDKWGNVSLTAKYWNRAVDIARRQDGLVGLCVLHTHPGGSGPPVWSVTDDSTDKDLGECFLGVGLLPPGAPLLSLVASRGALRGRAIRWSQVDGKSVFDPIHRVRTIAADAFEAQRTIDHPRAEGEDVPEFADRSIRVFGREGQRQLADLHIVVAGNGGVGSIVADHIARWGVGAVSLWDPDVITDVNINRSSVYTFDDARARRHKAPVLAAALRTFALQRDIRVRHSDRDLRRSSELPRLLDADIILSLVDDPRPRHFLNRLSYAHFIPVIDGGSVIASTAEDDPHCEHGVVENGAVRINTVGPGHACLWCSGHLDSMKLSKAFRTVEDRAADRHRGYVEGLGPEHAPSVMPMNSLTSALVELRLQDLIFILSRRAVTELYYDMIPGTLAEVPRHRDPRCRHCNPFEGQGDNADMPFADL